The proteins below are encoded in one region of Apium graveolens cultivar Ventura chromosome 4, ASM990537v1, whole genome shotgun sequence:
- the LOC141719057 gene encoding uncharacterized protein LOC141719057 has product MEKAFTLIQVSEDLKTDYASYFLMGDANYWWESTHALEREGPVSWTRFKELFLEKYFPDCLENQLEVEFLELRQGERSVTEYEAKFKKLSRLVPKYVSTETQKARRSQQGLNPEIRNGVVALQLKTYPSVVQATLLIESDHKLAAKERGDRR; this is encoded by the coding sequence atggaaaaggcttttacCCTCATCCAAGTAAGTGAGGATCTTAAGACAGACTATGCGAGTTATTTTCTTATGGGTGAtgcaaattattggtgggagtccactCATGCTTTAGAAAGAGAAGGTCCTGTCTCTTGGACCAGGTTCAAAGAGTtgttcttggagaaatattttccagATTGTTTGGAAAATCAGTTGGAGGTTGAGTTTCTAGAGTTAAGACAAGGCGAAAGGAGTGTGAcggaatatgaggccaagtttaaAAAATTGTCCCGATTGGTCCCTAAATATGTGAGTACGGAGACCCAGAAGGCAAGGAGGTCTCAACAAGGGTTGAATCCAGAAATTCGCAACGGAGTTGTAGctttgcaactcaagacatatccCTCTGTAGTTCAAGCCACTCTATTAATAGAGAGTGACCATAAGTTGGCCGCCAAAGAAAGGGGTGATAGAAGATGA